Proteins found in one Dryobates pubescens isolate bDryPub1 chromosome 1, bDryPub1.pri, whole genome shotgun sequence genomic segment:
- the BAP1 gene encoding ubiquitin carboxyl-terminal hydrolase BAP1 isoform X1, whose translation MNKGWLELESDPGLFTLLVEDFGVKGVQVEEIYDLQSKCQGPVYGFIFLFKWIEERRSRRKVSTLVDETSVIDDDIVNNMFFAHQLIPNSCATHALLSVLLNCNNVDLGPTLSRMKDFTKGFSPESKGYAIGNAPELAKAHNSHARPEPRHLPEKQNGISAVRTMEAFHFVSYVPIKGRLFELDGLKVYPIDHGPWADDEEWTDKARRVIMERIGLATAGEPYHDIRFNLMAVVPDRRMKYESKLHVLKMNRQTVLEALQQLIRVTQPELIQTQKSQESQPPEEAKPASSKTAPQDSTHAEGSDEPASQGHPVATQSPPNKSKPVAKMSASTINGAPPANPNPIVQRLPAFLDNHNYAKSPMQEEEDLAAGVGRSRVPVRQHQQYSDDEDDYDDDDEEEVRNTNSAIRYKRKGQVKQEHVAGPADGQLSVLQPNTINVLAEKLKESQKDLSIPLSIKTSGGGAAVAVVTHSQPSPTPSNESTDTASEIGSAFNSPLRSPIRSANPTRPSSPVTSHISKVLFGEEDGLLRVDCMRYNRAVRDLGPAISTGLLHLTEDGVFCPLALADGGKGSPASIKPGEEAPVVVKLDEKEGSEASDSKEKVGLGRTSDHPGGEKYSPKELLALLKCVEAEIANYEACLKEEVEKRKKFKIDDQRRTHNYDEFICTFISMLAQEGMLASLVEQNISVRRRQGVSIGRLHKQRKPDRRKRSRPYKAKRQ comes from the exons ATGAATAaaggctggctggagctggagagcgACCCCG GTCTCTTCACACTCCTGGTTGAAGATTTTG GGGTCAAGGGAGTGCAAGTTGAAGAGATTTATGATCTGCAGAGCAAATGCCAAGG CCCTGTGTATGGATTCATCTTCCTGTTCAAGTGGATTGAGGAGCGCAGGTCGCGCCGGAAGGTCTCTACCCTGGTGGATGAGACGTCGGTGATCGATGATGACATCGTTAATAACATGTTCTTTGCTCACCAG CTGATCCCCAATTCCTGTGCAACCCATGCCCTGCTGAGTGTCCTCCTGAACTGCAACAATGTTGACCTGGGGCCCACGCTGAGCCGCATGAAGGATTTCACCAAAGGATTCAGCCCCGAg AGTAAAGGCTATGCCATTGGCAACgccccagagctggccaagGCCCACAACAGCCATGCCAG GCCGGAGCCGCGGCACTTGCCGGAGAAGCAGAACGGCATCAGTGCCGTGCGAACCATGGAGGCCTTCCACTTTGTCAGCTACGTCCCCATCAAGGGACGGCTCTTTGAGCTGGATGGGCTGAAGGTCTACCCTATTGACCACG GGCCGTGGGCTGATGATGAGGAATGGACGGACAAAGCCAGGAGAGTAATCATGGAGCGCATCGGCCTGGCCACCGCAGG ggagccaTACCATGACATCCGCTTCAACCTGATGGCAGTGGTGCCTGATCGGAGGATGAAGTACGAGTCCAAGCTGCACGTCCTGAAGATGAACCGCCAGACTGTGCTGGAGGCCCTGCAGCAG CTTATCCGAGTAACTCAGCCTGAGCTGATCCAGACCCAGAAGTCTCAGGAGTCTCAGCCTCCTGAAGAGGcaaagccagccagcagcaagacTGCACCTCAAGACAGTACCCATGCAG AGGGCAGTGATGAGCCTGCCAGCCAGGGCCACCCTGTGGCCACACAGAGCCCGCCCAACAAATCCAAACCGGTGGCAAAGATGTCAGCAAGCACTATCAACGGGGCACCTCCAGCCAACCCCAACCCTATCGTGCAGAGGCTGCCAGCCTTCCTGGATAATCACAACTACGCCAAGTCCCCCATGCAG gaggaggaagacctTGCGGCAGGAGTGGGTCGCAGTCGGGTCCCGGTCCGGCAGCACCAGCAGTACTCGGACGATGAGGATGACTACGACGATGatgatgaggaagaagttcgtAACACCAACTCAGCCATCAG GTACAAAAGGAAAGGGCAGGTAAAGCAGGAGCATGTCGCAGGGCCTGCGGACGGCCAGCTCTCTGTCCTCCAGCCCAACACCATCAATGTCCTGGCTGAGAAGCTGAAGGAGTCTCAAAAGGACCTTTCCATTCCCCTGTCCATCAAGACAAGCGGCGGGGGCGCCGCCGTGGCAGTCGTCACCcactcccagccctctcccacccccagcaacgAGAGCACCGACACCGCCTCCGAGATCGGCAGCGCCTTCAACTCGCCGCTGCGCTCTCCCATCCGCTCGGCCAACCCCACGCGGCCCTCCAGCCCCGTCACCTCCCACATCTCCAAGGTGCTCTTCGGGGAGGAGGACGGCCTGCTGCGCGTTGACTGCATGCGCTACAACCGCGCTGTCCGGGACCTGGGGCCCGCCATCAGCACCGGCCTGCTGCACCTCACGGAGGACGGCGTGTTCTGCCCGCTGGCTCTTGCAG ATGGGGGGAAGGGCTCCCCTGCTTCCATCAAACCTGGCGAAGAGGCCCCAGTCGTCGTCAAACTGGACGAGAAGGAGGGCAGTGAGGCCAGTGACAGCAAAGAGAAGGTGGGACTTGGCAGGACCAGTGATCACCCTGGGGGGGAAAAGTATTCTCCCAAG gagctgctggcactgctgaagtGTGTGGAGGCAGAGATTGCAAACTATGAGGCCTGCCTGAAGGAAGAggtggaaaagaggaagaagttcAAG ATCGATGACCAGAGGAGAACTCACAACTATGATGAGTTCATCTGTACCTTCATCTCTATGCTGGCCCAGGAAG GCATGCTGGCAAGCCTGGTGGAGCAGAACATCTCGGTGCGCAGGCGGCAGGGCGTCAGCATCGGGCGCCTGCACAAGCAGAGGAAGCCAGACCGCCGGAAACGCTCCCGCCCCTACAAAGCCAAGCGGCAGTAG
- the SEMA3G gene encoding semaphorin-3G, whose translation MRVLVPVWVCSLGAALLAAGRSLPRLRLPYRELVGTNRSVLFFGHRGVLGFRSLYLDEYRDRLFIGGKDVLYSLLLDRTTEDVREIYWPPLPGQTEECFRKGKDAGTDCANYIRVLHPYNRTHLLACGTGAFHPVCAFVYVGHRGEHAFSLDPVSVESGRGRCPHEPGRAFASTVIGGELYAGLTADFLGRDPGIFRSTGTRSALRTEVDQSLLSDPKFVAAHLIPDNNDRDNDKAYFFFTEKVVEVDSKEPAIVSRVARVCVNDAGGQRVLVNKWSTFNKARLLCSVPGPGGIDTHFDELEDVFLLRTKDGKSPEIYALFSTVSHVFQGSAVCVYRMADIREVFNGPFAHRESPHHQWGAYEGRVPYPRPGVCPSKTTNQPRRQYGTTKDFPDEVLHFARAHPLMYQPVHPWHRRPLLLKTDLPHRLRQLVVDRVEAEDGQHDVLFLGTDAGSVLKVVVLQKTSSAATEEVVLEELQVFKKPVPITQMEISVKRQTLYVGSSLGVAQVRLHQCETYGTACAECCLARDPYCTWDGTACTHHQPSGKRRHRRQDIRHGNPVHQCLDQNLTVDDFESVEEKVLYGAEDNSTFLECVPRSPQASVQWFVQRPPDEQRNEVKTDERILQTEQGLLFRRLQRHDAGIYYCKTLEHGFTQTVAKTALEVLTSEQLAHSFPQEWGHKSPYLPCPELWLTPQVPKTWYKDIMHLISSQSPRRVEEYCARLWCGSSRPHHRKSKLAQGKHGLGSVDVAKKARMAKPHSERKRVPRQATAT comes from the exons ATGCGGGTGCTGGTGCCAGTGTGGGTGTGCTCGCTGGGGGCTGCGCTGCTGGCGGCGGGGCGCAGCTTGCCCCGGCTCCGCCTGCCCTACCGCG AGCTTGTGGGCACCAACCGCTCGGTCCTCTTCTTCGGCCACCGAGGCGTCCTGGGCTTCCGCTCCCTCTACCTGGATGAGTATCGTGACCGGCTCTTCATTGGAGGGAAGGATGTGCTCTACTCTCTGCTCCTGGACAGGACCactgaggatgtcagggag ATCTACTGgccacccctccctgggcagacagaGGAGTGTTTTCGGAAGGGCAAGGACGCAGGG ACTGACTGTGCCAACTACATCCGGGTGCTGCACCCCTACAACCGGACACACTTGCTGGCCTGCGGGACAGGAGCCTTCCATCCTGTCTGTGCCTTTGTTTACGTGGGGCACCGTGGCGAG CACGCCTTCAGCCTGGACCCTGTCAGCGTGGAATCTGGCCGGGGCAGGTGCCCGCACGAGCCCGGCCGAGCTTTCGCCAGCACCGTCATCG GCGGGGAGCTGTACGCTGGCCTCACCGCAGATTTCCTGGGCCGTGATCCTGGCATCTTCCGCAGCACAGGGACGCGCTCCGCCCTGCGCACCGAGGTGGACCAGAGCCTGCTCAGTG ACCCCAAGTTTGTGGCAGCCCACCTGATCCCAGACAACAATGACCGGGACAACGACAAAGCCTACTTCTTCTTCACGGAGAAGGTGGTGGAAGTAGACAGCAAGGAGCCCGCCATCGTCAGCCGGGTGGCACGGGTCTGCGTG AATGATGCTGGTGGCCAGAGGGTGCTAGTCAACAAGTGGAGTACCTTCAACAAAGCCCGTCTGCTGTGCTCCGTGCCCGGTCCTGGTGGCATTGACACCCACTTTGATGAGCTGG AGGATGTCTTCTTGCTGAGGACCAAAGATGGAAAGAGCCCAGAAATCTATGCCCTCTTCAGCACTGTCAG CCACGttttccagggctctgctgtctGTGTGTACCGCATGGCTGACATCCGGGAGGTCTTCAACGGGCCCTTCGCCCACCGGGAGAGCCCCCACCACCAGTGGGGTGCCTACGAGGGCAGGGTGCCCTACCCACGACCAGGCGTG TGTCCCAGCAAGACGACCAACCAGCCCCGGCGGCAGTATGGCACCACCAAGGACTTCCCCGACgaggtgctgcactttgcccGTGCTCACCCCCTCATGTACCAGCCTGTGCACCCCTGGCACCGCCGGCCCCTCCTGCTGAAGACCGACCTGCCCCACCGCCTGCGCCAGCTCGTGGTGGACAGGGTGGAGGCTGAGGATGGGCAGCACGATGTCCTCTTCCTTGGGACGG atgctggCTCAGTGCTGAAGGTGGTGGTCCTGCAAAAGACAAGCTCAGCTGCAACTGAGGAAGTTGTCCTAGAGGAGCTGCAGGTTTTTAAG AAGCCTGTGCCCATCACCCAGATGGAGATATCTGTCAAGCGT CAAACGCTCTATGTGGGATCTAGCCTGGGGGTGGCCCAGGTACGGCTGCACCAGTGTGAGACCTATGGCACAGCTTGTGCTGAATGCTGCCTGGCCAGGGATCCCTACTGCACCTGGGATGGCACTGCCTGCACTCACCACCAGCCTTCTGGCAAGCGCCGACATCGCCGCCAGGACATCCGCCACGGCAACCCTGTGCACCAATGTCTGGACCAGAACCTGACTG TGGATGACTTTGAGAGCGTGGAGGAGAAGGTGCTTTACGGGGCAGAGGACAACAGCACCTTCCTGGAGTGTGTGCCTCGGTCCCCACAGGCCAGCGTGCAGTGGTTTGTCCAGAGGCCCCCCGATGAGCAGCGGAACGAG GTGAAGACGGACGAGCGGATCCTGCAGACGGAGCAAGGGCTGCTCTTCCGCCGGCTGCAGCGCCATGACGCTGGAATCTACTACTGCAAAACCCTGGAGCATGGCTTCACCCAGACAGTGGCCAAGACAGCCTTGGAGGTGCTCACCAGCGAGCAGCTGGCACACTCCTTCCCCCAGGAGTGGGGGCACAAGTCCCCATacctgccttgccctgaacTCTGGCTGACACCACAGGTTCCCAAAACCTGGTACAAGGACATCATGCACCTCATCAGCTCCCAAAGCCCGCGGCGGGTGGAGGAGTACTGTGCCCGTCTCTGGTGTGGCAGCAGCCGCCCCCACCACCGCAAGAGCAAGCTGGCCCAGGGCAAACATGGCCTGGGCAGCGTggatgtggccaagaaggcaaggATGGCCAAACCCCACAGCGAGAGAAAGCGTGTGCCGCGGCAAGCCACAGCCACTTag
- the BAP1 gene encoding ubiquitin carboxyl-terminal hydrolase BAP1 isoform X2: MNKGWLELESDPGLFTLLVEDFGVKGVQVEEIYDLQSKCQGPVYGFIFLFKWIEERRSRRKVSTLVDETSVIDDDIVNNMFFAHQLIPNSCATHALLSVLLNCNNVDLGPTLSRMKDFTKGFSPESKGYAIGNAPELAKAHNSHARPEPRHLPEKQNGISAVRTMEAFHFVSYVPIKGRLFELDGLKVYPIDHGPWADDEEWTDKARRVIMERIGLATAGEPYHDIRFNLMAVVPDRRMKYESKLHVLKMNRQTVLEALQQLIRVTQPELIQTQKSQESQPPEEAKPASSKTAPQDSTHAEGSDEPASQGHPVATQSPPNKSKPVAKMSASTINGAPPANPNPIVQRLPAFLDNHNYAKSPMQEEEDLAAGVGRSRVPVRQHQQYSDDEDDYDDDDEEEVRNTNSAIRYKRKGQVKQEHVAGPADGQLSVLQPNTINVLAEKLKESQKDLSIPLSIKTSGGGAAVAVVTHSQPSPTPSNESTDTASEIGSAFNSPLRSPIRSANPTRPSSPVTSHISKVLFGEEDGLLRVDCMRYNRAVRDLGPAISTGLLHLTEDGVFCPLALADGGKGSPASIKPGEEAPVVVKLDEKEGSEASDSKEKELLALLKCVEAEIANYEACLKEEVEKRKKFKIDDQRRTHNYDEFICTFISMLAQEGMLASLVEQNISVRRRQGVSIGRLHKQRKPDRRKRSRPYKAKRQ, translated from the exons ATGAATAaaggctggctggagctggagagcgACCCCG GTCTCTTCACACTCCTGGTTGAAGATTTTG GGGTCAAGGGAGTGCAAGTTGAAGAGATTTATGATCTGCAGAGCAAATGCCAAGG CCCTGTGTATGGATTCATCTTCCTGTTCAAGTGGATTGAGGAGCGCAGGTCGCGCCGGAAGGTCTCTACCCTGGTGGATGAGACGTCGGTGATCGATGATGACATCGTTAATAACATGTTCTTTGCTCACCAG CTGATCCCCAATTCCTGTGCAACCCATGCCCTGCTGAGTGTCCTCCTGAACTGCAACAATGTTGACCTGGGGCCCACGCTGAGCCGCATGAAGGATTTCACCAAAGGATTCAGCCCCGAg AGTAAAGGCTATGCCATTGGCAACgccccagagctggccaagGCCCACAACAGCCATGCCAG GCCGGAGCCGCGGCACTTGCCGGAGAAGCAGAACGGCATCAGTGCCGTGCGAACCATGGAGGCCTTCCACTTTGTCAGCTACGTCCCCATCAAGGGACGGCTCTTTGAGCTGGATGGGCTGAAGGTCTACCCTATTGACCACG GGCCGTGGGCTGATGATGAGGAATGGACGGACAAAGCCAGGAGAGTAATCATGGAGCGCATCGGCCTGGCCACCGCAGG ggagccaTACCATGACATCCGCTTCAACCTGATGGCAGTGGTGCCTGATCGGAGGATGAAGTACGAGTCCAAGCTGCACGTCCTGAAGATGAACCGCCAGACTGTGCTGGAGGCCCTGCAGCAG CTTATCCGAGTAACTCAGCCTGAGCTGATCCAGACCCAGAAGTCTCAGGAGTCTCAGCCTCCTGAAGAGGcaaagccagccagcagcaagacTGCACCTCAAGACAGTACCCATGCAG AGGGCAGTGATGAGCCTGCCAGCCAGGGCCACCCTGTGGCCACACAGAGCCCGCCCAACAAATCCAAACCGGTGGCAAAGATGTCAGCAAGCACTATCAACGGGGCACCTCCAGCCAACCCCAACCCTATCGTGCAGAGGCTGCCAGCCTTCCTGGATAATCACAACTACGCCAAGTCCCCCATGCAG gaggaggaagacctTGCGGCAGGAGTGGGTCGCAGTCGGGTCCCGGTCCGGCAGCACCAGCAGTACTCGGACGATGAGGATGACTACGACGATGatgatgaggaagaagttcgtAACACCAACTCAGCCATCAG GTACAAAAGGAAAGGGCAGGTAAAGCAGGAGCATGTCGCAGGGCCTGCGGACGGCCAGCTCTCTGTCCTCCAGCCCAACACCATCAATGTCCTGGCTGAGAAGCTGAAGGAGTCTCAAAAGGACCTTTCCATTCCCCTGTCCATCAAGACAAGCGGCGGGGGCGCCGCCGTGGCAGTCGTCACCcactcccagccctctcccacccccagcaacgAGAGCACCGACACCGCCTCCGAGATCGGCAGCGCCTTCAACTCGCCGCTGCGCTCTCCCATCCGCTCGGCCAACCCCACGCGGCCCTCCAGCCCCGTCACCTCCCACATCTCCAAGGTGCTCTTCGGGGAGGAGGACGGCCTGCTGCGCGTTGACTGCATGCGCTACAACCGCGCTGTCCGGGACCTGGGGCCCGCCATCAGCACCGGCCTGCTGCACCTCACGGAGGACGGCGTGTTCTGCCCGCTGGCTCTTGCAG ATGGGGGGAAGGGCTCCCCTGCTTCCATCAAACCTGGCGAAGAGGCCCCAGTCGTCGTCAAACTGGACGAGAAGGAGGGCAGTGAGGCCAGTGACAGCAAAGAGAAG gagctgctggcactgctgaagtGTGTGGAGGCAGAGATTGCAAACTATGAGGCCTGCCTGAAGGAAGAggtggaaaagaggaagaagttcAAG ATCGATGACCAGAGGAGAACTCACAACTATGATGAGTTCATCTGTACCTTCATCTCTATGCTGGCCCAGGAAG GCATGCTGGCAAGCCTGGTGGAGCAGAACATCTCGGTGCGCAGGCGGCAGGGCGTCAGCATCGGGCGCCTGCACAAGCAGAGGAAGCCAGACCGCCGGAAACGCTCCCGCCCCTACAAAGCCAAGCGGCAGTAG